ACCACCAACAAGGGCCCCGTCTATATCGGGCTGGGCCATCAATTCATCAACGTTCGTGGGTTTGACCGAGCCACCATACAATATTCTTGTTTGCTCGGCAATATTTTTTTCATATATTTCCGCAATAAGTTTACGAAGAAAGAGATGAACCTCCTGCGCCTGCTCTTTTGAGGCAGTCTTGCCTGTACCTATGGCCCAGACCGGTTCATAGGCAATTACAACATTTATCATATCCGAGCTGCTCACCCCTTCAAGTCCCCGACGAAGCTGAGCTTCCAGGACTGCATTGGTTTCTCCTCCTTCACGCTGCTCAAGTGTTTCACCAATACAGAGAATGGTCAATAAATCAAAACGAAGTGCTCCTTTTACTCTTTGATTCACCAGGTTATCAGTTTCCATGAAAATCTGACGACGCTCGGAATGACCGACAATCGCACCACTTCCACCGGCATCTTTTACCATTACAGGAGAAATTTCTCCGGTAAACGCGCCTTTTTCTTCCCAGCAGATATTCTGAGAACTGATTATGACAGAGCTCTTTTCAAGAACACGGGCAACCTCAGCCATCATTGTATATGGCGGAGCTAGAAGTACCTCCCGATCAGTCAGACCCACGCAGCTTTCAGCCACCCTGGCCGCCAGCCCGCATCCCTCTGCCGAGGTCATATGCATCTTCCAGTTTCCTGCAATCAGTGGTTTCCTCATCATTCTTCTCCTCTTCTTTCCTGCGGCATATTTTCAAAAAGCTGTACCAGCCTCATGTTTTCAAAACCTCGACTCCGGGGAGTGTCTTTCCTTCCATAAGCCGGAGAAAGGCTCCTCCCCCGTTGACATATAAGAAATATTTTCCGTCTCCCCAGCCTTCTTTACTGCCGCATTGGAATCTCCCCCACCGGTTATGGAAAGGGCATGGGATTCTGCAACAGCCTGGCAGAGAGCCATGGTCCCGCGCGAAAACGCGTCAATCTCAAAGGCACCCATGGGACCATTCCACACAATTGTCCTTGCGTCATCCAATGCCTCTTTAAAAAGAAGAGTCGAAGCAGGCCCTATATCCAGTGCCAGCCAGTCTGCGGGAATATCTCTATACGTTACATTTTTCACAACCGCATCAGCGGCAAACCTGTCAGCCACAACAAAATCGACCGGAAAATAGAGTTTCACCCCTTTCTGTTCAGCTGTTTCAATCAACTGTCTGGCTGTATCCAGGAGATCCTCCTCCACAAGAGACGCTCCCATATCAACTCCCATACTCTTTAAAAAGGTATTGGCCATAGCCCCGCCGATTATCATCCGGTCCACCCTGTCCAGAAGATTTTCAAGCGCTCCGAGTTTCGAAGAGACCTTGGCTCCACCGACCAGAGCCACAAGCGGATGAATCGGTTTATCCATTGCCTTATGAAAATAGTCCATTTCCGTCTGCAGCAAAAATCCTGCACCTCTCTCATTTACAAACCCGGCCACCCCGACAACGGATGCATGGGCCCGATGGGAAACGGCGAAAGCATCATTGACATAAACATCGGCCAGATGTGAAAGTTGCTCCGCAAACCGGTTGTCTCCGGCAGTTTCCCCCTTATGGAATCGAAGATTTTCAAGGAGGAGAATTTCTCCTTCTTTCAGGGACCCTGCAATCTCCTCCGTCTCTTCACCAATACAGTCAGGGGCAAGAACAACGTTGCGTCCGGTCAACTCCCTCAAATGCTCTGCTACAGGTGCGAGACTCAAGGCTTCAACCCGTTTTCCTTTCGGACGGCCAAGATGGGAACAGAGGATGAGCCTACCATCTCTTTCAAGGATATAATTTATGGTTGGCAACGCCATGCGCATGCGGATATCATCAGTAATTTCAAAACGGTCATTCATGGGTACATTAAAATCAACCCGCACCAGAACCCTTTTTCCTGCCAGCTCCAAGTCCTTGATCGTTTTCATACGACAACTCCCATTGCACTCCCCGAAAGGGCTGTATTTAAAGAATATTCTTTTTCAAGACCAAGGCATCTTCAGATAGTCGACTGTAATAATTTTTCCGCCTGCCCACCTGAACATAACCCGATTTTTCATATAATCCACGACCGGGAATGTTTTTTTCGGCTACTTCAAGAAATACTGTAGACACATTTCTACAGGCACATTGGTGTTCGAATTCCTGCAGAAGCTGAAATGCAACTCCCTGTTTTCTTTCCAGGCTGGAAACTGCAATTCTGTACAATTCCGCTTCATCCGCCACCTGAATACCACAACACCAGCCGGACAAAGCCGGCATTTTTTCCGCGACCAGTTGGATACCGGTATGACTTCCTAACTCCCGGGCCACCATTTCCAGGGACCAGCCAAAGGGACAATCATCTTCAATTGCAATGATTTTTTCAAGGTCTGCCGGTAAAGCAGCACGGATAATCACAGGTTACAGCATTTCTCCCGCGACCTTCACCACCAGGTCACCAAGCATATTAGTGTAACTGCCAAGTTCGTTATCATACCAGCCATAAACAACGGCCTGAGTGACAGGAACGTTTAAAATGGGATCGGCTCCCGGAGCAAGGCATCCCTTGATCTGAGAAAGGTTCACCTGTATTGCCGCCGTCCGGGTATGGGTTTCAGAACCTTCTATTATAGCGGCAGCTGCCGGAGCACCCAAGATATCCGAGGAAACATTGTGTTTTTCGGTAAACATCAGATAGGAATTATTCTGGGAAAATTCCCGATAAATAGAGTTAATGTCTCCTCTTTTTACGGGACTGTCCAAATCATCCTGAAGGTTTAAAACAAGGACTATCAGGGAGCCGGTGGACGTGGGAATCCTGACTGACTCCGCCATGAAACCGATGGAACCCATTTCCGGAATAACCAGAGCAAGAGCCTTGGCAGCTCCAGTGGTTGTAAGGATAATATTGTTCAGTATGGAACGATTCTTTCTGAGATCAACTGCACCCGCCTTGGGCAGTCTGTCAAGCACCTGCTGACTGCCTGTTGCCGCATGGACCGTCACCATGGACGCACTGAGTATCTTATCAGCACCAACCCTTTCCATGATCGGTTTAATCATATAAGAGAGGCAGGTAGTTGTACAGGAAGCGGCCGAAATGAGAGAGTGCTGCCCAGAATCATACATTTCGTCATTAATCCCCATTACAGTAGTAATGGCATCTTCCGGCATTTCCAACCCTTTTGATTTAATCTTAAAAGGTGCGGAAAGAACAACTTTCTCAGCACCGGCTTGCATATGACCACGCAGGGCACCTCGCTCAACATCCGGATCTGCTGTCGGATCTGTAAAAACTCCAGTCGTATCTACGACCAAACTGACGCCATTCTCCTGCCAGGAAATATCTTTCGGATTTCTCGAAGAACGCAGAATAGTAACGGGAATACCATCAATGACCATGGTTCCCTTCTCCTCATTCAGCTCTTCAATAACCCGGGGGCATTTATGTCCGTAAAGATAGGTCCCTAACCGTCCGTAAGTAGAGTCTCTTTCCAGCATCGATGCCAGGTCATCCAACCTGCATCCGACCTCGCGGCCAATATTGACAACAATTCCCGAGAAATGTTTTCTCGCGACATGATGCCAGAGGGAAAGTTTTCCTATTCGTCCCAGACCATTGATACCTAATTTCATAGCAATGCTTCTCCTTTCCTTGTAGAATGGCATGCTTCATCGACTGTTGAACCCAGCTTTATAACAGATCGACACAGTTTTCATGTTTTACTACGGAGACAAAGATTTACACTCCCGGCTTCAACCGGTACCAGGAGATTTATCACAGCAGAAACCATGCCATGACTCATCCTCCCGGTAACAAACTATGTAGCACTTACTCCATTGAACCGCAATACAAAGATTGCGAAAACAACTTCTTTTCCCATGCAATTTGATGCCCCCCTCCTCCCGGCGACACTCATCAGAAGATACAAACGTTTTCTGGCAGATGTACGCCTGGAAAATGGCGAGACCCTTACAGTCCACTGCCCCAACACAGGTACCATGCTTTCCTGTTCCACGCCGGGCAGCCCGGTACGCCTATCCATATCGGACAACCCGAAAAGAAAATATCCCCACACCCTTGAAATGGTCCGGGACAATGGGACCTGGGTCGGAGTCAACACCTCCCGCACCAATAAACTCGTTATCGAAGCAATACAACGGGGACTCGTCCCGGAACTCTCTCCCTTTGATGCCATCAGAGCAGAAGTTAAAACCTCGGCCGGCAGCCGCCTTGACCTCATGGTCAGCAGAGGTGAAAAAAGAACTTATGTGGAAATAAAAAACTGCTCTCTGGCTGAAAATGGTTGTGCCATGTTTCCCGATGCGAAAACAGTGAGGGGCACAAAGCATCTGAATGAATTGATCAGACTGAAAAATGAGGGTCACCAGACCTGTATATTTTTTCTTGTGCAGAGAATGGATGCCGACAGATTTTCTCCCGCATCACATATTGATCCGGTTTACGGGGAAACATTAATGAAGGCAAACCGGGAAGGTGTACAGATTCTTGTCTACCAGGCAGAAGTAACGCCCGAAGAAATTACCGTCGTACGAAACCTCCCCCATGACGTTGCCTGAAAACTTTTTATTTTGACCCGGGCCTGTGACGATAATCAGTAGAATCATCACCAAACGATCATGGAGCCGAGAGTTCCCTGTGAGTGACTTTTCCACCGAGCAGAGTAAGAACTGCCCTGCCCTGAAGCTTCCAGCCGGAAAAAGGGGAATTGGCACTTTTGGAAAAGCTCTTTTGCGCATCAAACACAAATTTTTTATCCGGATCAATCACAGTTATGTCAGCCGGAGATCCGACCGCCAGGCTTCCGCCGGAAACTGCAAGAATCCGGGCCGGACTGGTACTCATCAGTTCAACAAGACGCAAAGGGGATATCACCTCTTCCCTGACCAGGGAAAGTCCCAGGGACAGTGCCGTTTCAAGACCGACAATACCGTTGGCCGCATAATTGAACTCCACATCCTTTTCCAGCACTGAGTGGGGCGCATGGTCAGTGGCAATGGCATCCAGGGTACCATCCGTCAGTGCATGGCGAACCGCCTCCAGATCCTTTTGTGAACGAAGGGGCGGGTTCATCTTGGCATGTGTATCATAGCCAGTCACAGCCTCTTCGGTCAGCATGAAATAATGCGGAGCACTTTCCGCTGTAACCCCGACCCCCCTTGCCTTGCCCTGCCGAATAAGCTCAATCGACTCAGCCGTAGAAACATGGGAGATATGCACCCGTGCCCCGGTAAGTTCAGCCAGGACGATATCCCGGTAAACCATGATACTTTCAGCGGCATTGGGGATACCCTGCAGCCCCAGCCTGGTAGCTGTCTCCCCTTCATTCATACACCCACCACGCGACAGGGAACTTTCTTCGGCGTGAGACATGATCAATGAGCCATGGGAGAGGCTGTACTCCATGGCCCTTCTCATCAACTGACTGTCATGCACAGGAAGACCGTCGTCCGTAAAGGCAACCGCCCCCGCCGCCTTCATCTCTCCGTATTCGGCAAGTTTATCACCCCTGCTGCCCTGGCTGATCGCACCAACCGGATAGACATGGGCAAACCCGGCTTTCTGCGCTTCTTCGCAGATGTAACGTGTAACCGAACCGTTGTCATTTACAGGGTTGGTATTGGGCATGCAGGCAACACCTGTAAATCCGCCAGCGGCAGCAGCCCGGCAGCCGCTTTCAATAGTTTCCTTGTACTCCTCCCCCGGATCCCGTAGATGAACATGCATATCAATCAGACCGGGTACGACCCAGCAGCCGGAAACATCAACAATTTCGGCAGACTCAGGCATCCCTTTTCCAGGATTGACGATAATTCCATCCCGAATCCAGATATCCTTTACTGCATCCAGTGAAGCTCCGGGATCAAGAACACGACCATTTCGCAAAATAAGTATTTCTTTCATTGTGCCCCTCCCTGCTCACTCCGGCTGCCACCAATAACCAGATATAAAAGTGCCATTCGAACAGCAACGCCATTGCTCACCTGATCGAGAATGACTGATCTTTTGCCATCGACAACATCCGGATTCATCTCAACACCGCGATTGACCGGACCAGGATGCATAACTATTGCGTCAGGACGGGCCGCCTGCAGTACCTGATTATTGATACCATAAAACCGGGCGTATTCACGAAGGGACGGGATGAGAGAGTCATTTTGCCGCTCATGTTGAATACGCAGGGCCATCACCACATCGGCATCCTCCACAGCTTCCCTGACTGATTCACAGACTGTCGCGCCCATTTTTTCAATATGGGGTGGCATAAATGTCCTGGGTCCCGCAATATGAACATGCCCACCCATTCTGGTAAAACCGATTATATCAGACATGGCGACACGACTGTGACTGATATCCCCAATTATGGCAATCTTCAGTCCCTCGATCTGCCCCTTGTGCTCCAGGACAGTCATCATGTCGAGTAATCCCTGGCTGGGATGTTCGTGGGTTCCATCACCTGCATTGAGCACCGATGCATTAATATGTTTTGCCAGTAACTGTGGGGCTCCGGAGCTGGAGTGGCGGATAATAATGGCATCAGGACTCATGGCTTCAAGGTTTTTCGCAGTATCTGTCAGGGTTTCCCCTTTAGTGGCCGAACTTGTTGATGCGGAAATATTAAAGGTGTCGGCACTCATCCGCTTTGCGGCAATTTCGAATGAAAGGCGAGTCCTTGTTGATGGCTCAAAAAAAAGATTAATGACTGTTTTGCCGCGAAGGGTAGGAACTTTTTTAATCGGCCTGTCGGCAATTTCCTTAAAGGAACGAGCAGTGGCAAGAATATGGTTTATATCCTGTACGGAAAACTGTTCTATACCAAAAATGTGTGAATGCTGAAAATTCTCATCCGGATTCAAATCGCTCACCATCCTGAGTATTTTGTATTGCCCGGACTTAAGGTTGATCTCAATAAATCCGGGGTCTCTGAAAGCAGAATCAGTGTAACACCTTGAATTCTCTGCCAATTTCAGGAACAAGATTTCAGGTCACATTGAATAATGTGCCGCGCAACTGATCATAAGGCTTTTAACCGCCTGGTTTCAATATATTATCTCAATCCTGTAATTGACAATCTTGCCGAAGATACGAGGCATCGAAGTGCAGGATTGTGAGGTATTAAAAAACACAAAGCAGTCACGGACTCAGCTTTTATTTAATCTATGAGATTGGCAATCCGGCCCCAGCGTATTGAGGCAAAACGATCAAAGGAGAACAACGGTTCTTTTATATCCCAGGACCAGTAAAGTATAAACGCCTTGCCGAGCACATCTTTCTGATCAACAAATCCCCAGAACCTGCTGTCATAACTGTTGTCCCTGTTGTCTCCCATAACAAAAATACGATCTTCAGGAACAAGGATCGGCCCGAAATTATCCCTTGGACTCACCTTTTTATCAAGTATTGCCGATGACGATATATGGGCATGGGGGTCATCTATGGGTTCACCATTTACAAAAACCTGTTTGTTTTTTATTTCTACGGTATCTCCCGGAGTACCAATTACTCTTTTTATATAGTCCACAGAACGATCTTTCGGGAACCGGAATACAACAACATCACCCCGGGAAATCTTTTTAAAAGGAACAATCATTTTCCCGGAAAATGGTACTTTTATACCATATATAAATTTGTTCACCAAAAGATGATCACCTATCTGCAACGTCGGCAACATGGAACCGGATGGTATCTTAAAGGCCTGAACAACAAAAGTTCTGATAAATAAGGCAAGCAGTACTGCAATAACTATTGCCTCAAAATATTCTCTGAAAACAGATTTACTACTGTTTTTTCCAGACAAGCTCCTACCCCTCATACATTTAAATTACAATTTTGTTCTGTCCTCCCGATTTCAGGGTGCCGGACAGAAAGTTTGTTTTGTTCCCCTGATGGAACCTTTCAGTATCTCCAAACTCACGACAATCACAGGCAGATAATGAACACGCCAAAACTACCTGAAAAAGACTACAATTACAAGAAAGTTTACATATCACCCGTCACTCATGGTTTTTTCCGGAAAACCAAACACTCTCACACAATATGAAGAGCTGCATCTGTCTGATACAACAACATGTAGTATCAATTCAATCCTGACAAGGATACTAACAAGTTTAACACCTTGTAAAATAAGCAAATTATCTGGATATGAATTCTTGTTTTTCTTGACAAAGCATTTATTTTGTGCACTAATATATTAAATATATGCGAAAAATCAGCATTTTGCGATTCTTTGCACCATCGCAATTCAGCAGTTGGATAATTATCAATTCTAACATTTACCACTAAAAATGCCGTTCTTTTCCAAAAATGACCTGATTGTCGGGGTTGATATTGGCTCCCATGCGATCAAGGTTTGCCAGTTTAAACGATCAGGCAAAGGTTACTCCATTCTGGCCCTGGGCAGCGTTGTTCTACCTGAGGGTGCCGTGGATGACGGAACACTCAATGAGCCGGAAATCGTTGGAGAGGCTATTGCAAACCTGTTTAAGAACCTGAAGATAAAAAACAGAAAAGTTGGTTTTTCCATCTCCGGATATTCGGTAATCGTAAAAAAGGTCAACCTTGCTGTCATGGAGGAGTCTGAACTGGAAGAACATATAATGGAGGAAGCGGAACAGTATATTCCTTTCGACATTGAAGATGTATACCTGGATTTCCAGGATCTGAAAACCAATACTGGTGATAACGACAGAACGGATGTGATGCTGGTCGCAGCCAAGAAAGAAATCGTCGATGATTATCTTGAAATGCTGCAGGGACTCAAGCTGAAACCGGTTATTGTTGATGTTGACGGTTTTGCTCTGGAAAATACTTACGAATTCAATTACCAGTCCAGTGAAAACATTGCTCTTGTAGACATAGGGGCAT
The DNA window shown above is from Desulfomarina profundi and carries:
- the pilM gene encoding type IV pilus assembly protein PilM — encoded protein: MPFFSKNDLIVGVDIGSHAIKVCQFKRSGKGYSILALGSVVLPEGAVDDGTLNEPEIVGEAIANLFKNLKIKNRKVGFSISGYSVIVKKVNLAVMEESELEEHIMEEAEQYIPFDIEDVYLDFQDLKTNTGDNDRTDVMLVAAKKEIVDDYLEMLQGLKLKPVIVDVDGFALENTYEFNYQSSENIALVDIGASKMNINILSNGISVVARDIIVGSRQLTEQIQNVFDLDFDEAEALKIGYIAADEKQQEIEEIFTSTCTQWVLEIKKAIDLYHSNHPDQLLTKLILSGGGSKVNGLTDFLAKETELPVELFNPFTKISYNKKKIDRNYLENIAPEMAIATGIALRSSSI
- a CDS encoding GNAT family N-acetyltransferase codes for the protein MIIRAALPADLEKIIAIEDDCPFGWSLEMVARELGSHTGIQLVAEKMPALSGWCCGIQVADEAELYRIAVSSLERKQGVAFQLLQEFEHQCACRNVSTVFLEVAEKNIPGRGLYEKSGYVQVGRRKNYYSRLSEDALVLKKNIL
- a CDS encoding aspartate carbamoyltransferase catalytic subunit; its protein translation is MNPDENFQHSHIFGIEQFSVQDINHILATARSFKEIADRPIKKVPTLRGKTVINLFFEPSTRTRLSFEIAAKRMSADTFNISASTSSATKGETLTDTAKNLEAMSPDAIIIRHSSSGAPQLLAKHINASVLNAGDGTHEHPSQGLLDMMTVLEHKGQIEGLKIAIIGDISHSRVAMSDIIGFTRMGGHVHIAGPRTFMPPHIEKMGATVCESVREAVEDADVVMALRIQHERQNDSLIPSLREYARFYGINNQVLQAARPDAIVMHPGPVNRGVEMNPDVVDGKRSVILDQVSNGVAVRMALLYLVIGGSRSEQGGAQ
- the lepB gene encoding signal peptidase I, with translation MRGRSLSGKNSSKSVFREYFEAIVIAVLLALFIRTFVVQAFKIPSGSMLPTLQIGDHLLVNKFIYGIKVPFSGKMIVPFKKISRGDVVVFRFPKDRSVDYIKRVIGTPGDTVEIKNKQVFVNGEPIDDPHAHISSSAILDKKVSPRDNFGPILVPEDRIFVMGDNRDNSYDSRFWGFVDQKDVLGKAFILYWSWDIKEPLFSFDRFASIRWGRIANLID
- a CDS encoding type I glyceraldehyde-3-phosphate dehydrogenase, which codes for MKLGINGLGRIGKLSLWHHVARKHFSGIVVNIGREVGCRLDDLASMLERDSTYGRLGTYLYGHKCPRVIEELNEEKGTMVIDGIPVTILRSSRNPKDISWQENGVSLVVDTTGVFTDPTADPDVERGALRGHMQAGAEKVVLSAPFKIKSKGLEMPEDAITTVMGINDEMYDSGQHSLISAASCTTTCLSYMIKPIMERVGADKILSASMVTVHAATGSQQVLDRLPKAGAVDLRKNRSILNNIILTTTGAAKALALVIPEMGSIGFMAESVRIPTSTGSLIVLVLNLQDDLDSPVKRGDINSIYREFSQNNSYLMFTEKHNVSSDILGAPAAAAIIEGSETHTRTAAIQVNLSQIKGCLAPGADPILNVPVTQAVVYGWYDNELGSYTNMLGDLVVKVAGEML
- the tpiA gene encoding triose-phosphate isomerase: MRKPLIAGNWKMHMTSAEGCGLAARVAESCVGLTDREVLLAPPYTMMAEVARVLEKSSVIISSQNICWEEKGAFTGEISPVMVKDAGGSGAIVGHSERRQIFMETDNLVNQRVKGALRFDLLTILCIGETLEQREGGETNAVLEAQLRRGLEGVSSSDMINVVIAYEPVWAIGTGKTASKEQAQEVHLFLRKLIAEIYEKNIAEQTRILYGGSVKPTNVDELMAQPDIDGALVGGAALDAESFGRIINFES
- a CDS encoding dihydroorotase produces the protein MKEILILRNGRVLDPGASLDAVKDIWIRDGIIVNPGKGMPESAEIVDVSGCWVVPGLIDMHVHLRDPGEEYKETIESGCRAAAAGGFTGVACMPNTNPVNDNGSVTRYICEEAQKAGFAHVYPVGAISQGSRGDKLAEYGEMKAAGAVAFTDDGLPVHDSQLMRRAMEYSLSHGSLIMSHAEESSLSRGGCMNEGETATRLGLQGIPNAAESIMVYRDIVLAELTGARVHISHVSTAESIELIRQGKARGVGVTAESAPHYFMLTEEAVTGYDTHAKMNPPLRSQKDLEAVRHALTDGTLDAIATDHAPHSVLEKDVEFNYAANGIVGLETALSLGLSLVREEVISPLRLVELMSTSPARILAVSGGSLAVGSPADITVIDPDKKFVFDAQKSFSKSANSPFSGWKLQGRAVLTLLGGKVTHRELSAP
- the sfsA gene encoding DNA/RNA nuclease SfsA, translated to MQFDAPLLPATLIRRYKRFLADVRLENGETLTVHCPNTGTMLSCSTPGSPVRLSISDNPKRKYPHTLEMVRDNGTWVGVNTSRTNKLVIEAIQRGLVPELSPFDAIRAEVKTSAGSRLDLMVSRGEKRTYVEIKNCSLAENGCAMFPDAKTVRGTKHLNELIRLKNEGHQTCIFFLVQRMDADRFSPASHIDPVYGETLMKANREGVQILVYQAEVTPEEITVVRNLPHDVA